A single window of Methanothermobacter marburgensis str. Marburg DNA harbors:
- a CDS encoding sensor histidine kinase, with amino-acid sequence MEFVPFKKDLNMKNTVSHLMGFFLILFSSVALLMMAGGGWSPWDLPILHMSLVLLGASIILACFSHRRTALSLSIMIIPLQFIQFAGFQGLHTVLPPPLLAAYSVSLILLIRRHYHAGQTLAYITGIMAYALVMTHLTGVVEVVEALRVDPTISAELLMAALGLLGLYPQRGVTEPLFSGMMGGYTARVLLATMLTAITVTGILILRGRDQLPFPAEIFLLSLTVALIIVTITFTAYRLNTVDHQRLMNERGLRRTRRFFRDVVENLEEAVAVIDEDGNPLHLNRAMKKLGIDCRPIHDRFMNARVPSYIRSLKAGDRNFTGWYIPLDEGAIISLTDITDLMRTQEELERNIMEKDALLRELHHRVKNNLQIILSLINMQIRSAGEDAREALIRTSTRVQTLAAIHESVYGLGSLAEVKMHECIMRISENLRSVFDALDVEFHIDAPHTFNVETAMPLALIVNELISNSLQHAFPQGRGTVKVEISRMNSEYCLRVMDDGVGFSGEKRMGLQLALNLARQIEGDLRILLREDGGGTEVTLPFRELHYRRRL; translated from the coding sequence ATGGAGTTTGTCCCCTTTAAAAAGGATCTCAACATGAAAAATACTGTGTCCCATCTGATGGGGTTCTTTCTGATTCTCTTCTCATCCGTGGCACTCCTCATGATGGCTGGAGGTGGATGGTCCCCCTGGGACCTCCCCATTCTCCACATGTCTCTTGTGCTGCTTGGTGCATCGATAATTCTCGCCTGCTTCTCCCACAGAAGAACAGCACTTTCCCTATCCATAATGATAATCCCACTCCAGTTCATTCAATTTGCGGGATTTCAGGGTCTGCATACAGTTTTACCTCCACCCCTGCTGGCGGCCTATTCGGTCAGCCTGATTCTCCTTATCCGCAGACACTACCATGCCGGGCAGACACTGGCATACATCACAGGGATCATGGCCTATGCCCTGGTGATGACCCACCTCACAGGTGTGGTGGAGGTTGTTGAGGCACTCAGGGTGGACCCCACCATTTCAGCCGAACTCCTCATGGCCGCTCTGGGGTTACTGGGCCTCTATCCCCAGAGGGGAGTCACTGAGCCACTCTTCTCAGGAATGATGGGGGGATACACGGCACGGGTGCTCCTTGCAACCATGCTCACAGCCATAACGGTCACAGGAATCCTGATCCTGAGGGGCCGGGACCAGCTACCATTCCCGGCAGAGATATTCCTCCTTTCACTGACAGTGGCGCTCATCATAGTTACCATAACCTTCACAGCCTACAGGCTCAACACAGTTGACCATCAACGCCTCATGAATGAAAGGGGGCTCAGGAGGACACGCAGATTCTTCAGGGATGTGGTTGAGAACCTTGAGGAGGCCGTTGCAGTCATCGATGAAGACGGCAATCCACTGCACCTCAACAGGGCAATGAAGAAACTTGGAATTGACTGCAGGCCCATTCATGATAGGTTCATGAATGCCAGGGTACCCTCATACATCAGGAGCCTTAAAGCAGGGGACAGAAACTTCACCGGATGGTACATTCCCCTGGATGAGGGGGCAATAATCTCCCTCACCGACATAACAGACCTAATGAGGACACAGGAGGAACTCGAGCGGAACATCATGGAGAAGGATGCGCTGCTCCGGGAACTCCATCACCGGGTGAAGAATAACCTCCAGATAATCCTGAGCCTCATAAACATGCAGATAAGATCCGCCGGTGAGGATGCAAGGGAGGCTCTCATCCGGACATCAACCAGAGTCCAGACACTGGCCGCCATCCACGAATCCGTCTATGGGCTGGGGAGCCTGGCAGAGGTTAAGATGCATGAGTGCATAATGAGGATATCAGAAAACCTCAGATCAGTATTTGATGCACTGGATGTTGAATTCCACATAGACGCCCCGCATACCTTCAACGTTGAGACAGCCATGCCACTGGCCCTCATAGTAAATGAACTGATATCCAACTCCCTTCAGCATGCGTTTCCTCAGGGCAGAGGCACCGTGAAGGTTGAAATCAGCAGAATGAACTCAGAGTACTGTCTGAGGGTAATGGATGATGGTGTGGGGTTTTCAGGTGAAAAGAGGATGGGCCTCCAACTTGCACTGAACCTCGCCAGGCAGATAGAGGGGGACCTCAGGATACTCCTCAGGGAGGATGGAGGGGGTACAGAGGTCACGTTACCCTTCAGGGAGCTTCACTACAGGAGGAGACTTTAA